A genomic segment from Thermotoga neapolitana DSM 4359 encodes:
- a CDS encoding diguanylate cyclase domain-containing protein, with protein MKKILWLALLAGAVFLIIHSFLNGIFLHTDLEIYWRTVLSRVIFLFASFLLIVLFHLVDMNVSFMGAALLFLGALMNFLEVFFLFPDSFYLVKFIFYLAGSFLIFFETFKVMLRLKRLTLMFRGLFNENNDMVIFYDVNGKIVEVNPATEKFLKYTKEELIGKTIEDISSSDETVTLRMMSLSYPESSVEPLEREFVSKDGEIVPCESKLIPIYEGKTVVLIQEIARPISEIRKIEDQIRRERQRFLTYFNNIPVLSIILREDGTVEDINEAGCRLLKTDRKDLLNRNWFELFPESFPKDLFEKAFKEKVMHEGIIRDGGERIVRWVFIPLEENRLMVAGIDITEERRNLLSLEKDRKFYHLLLNLSGSLLSLGWSDYVFKQYLPLIAEVFDAEDVAFYEKEDGKYHLRVSLGSSFEESLSDVPKTITCENGVLKIPLEHETETFAFFLITCREPDRDFLEMAKLLKNQLELVYWKLKGEERILWLAEHDPLTGVYNREAFESRLVYLMNLSKRYNRKLSFIFIDLDDFKHINDSKGHLVGDRVLKEFARTLSTLLRKSDIVGRLGGDEFGIVLPETDFNGAEAMIRRIEDRFREPVVVDEDRFLVKFSYGISVFPDDGESIEELMKVADERMYINKFRKKEEKDDG; from the coding sequence ATGAAGAAGATTCTCTGGCTGGCACTCCTTGCGGGTGCCGTTTTTCTCATCATCCATTCCTTTTTGAACGGAATCTTTCTTCACACGGATCTTGAGATCTACTGGAGAACCGTTCTCTCCAGAGTCATTTTTCTTTTTGCTTCTTTTCTTCTTATCGTTCTCTTTCATCTTGTCGACATGAACGTTTCGTTCATGGGTGCTGCTTTGCTGTTTCTTGGTGCACTGATGAACTTTCTGGAGGTCTTTTTTCTCTTTCCCGACTCGTTTTATCTGGTGAAGTTCATTTTCTACCTGGCCGGCTCTTTCCTGATCTTCTTTGAAACCTTCAAAGTGATGCTCAGACTGAAAAGACTCACCCTGATGTTCAGAGGGCTCTTCAACGAAAACAACGACATGGTGATCTTCTACGATGTGAACGGAAAGATCGTCGAGGTGAACCCCGCTACCGAGAAGTTCCTGAAGTACACAAAGGAAGAGTTGATAGGAAAGACCATCGAAGACATTTCCTCTTCGGATGAAACGGTCACACTCCGGATGATGTCGCTTTCATATCCTGAGAGTTCTGTCGAGCCGCTGGAGAGAGAGTTCGTTTCAAAGGACGGAGAGATCGTTCCGTGTGAGAGCAAGTTGATACCCATATATGAAGGAAAAACGGTTGTTCTGATACAGGAAATCGCAAGGCCAATTTCCGAGATAAGAAAAATAGAAGACCAGATCAGAAGAGAAAGGCAAAGGTTTCTCACATATTTCAACAACATACCCGTTTTGAGCATCATTCTGAGGGAAGATGGAACGGTGGAGGACATAAACGAAGCAGGATGCAGACTTTTGAAGACGGATCGAAAGGACCTTCTGAACAGAAACTGGTTCGAACTCTTTCCTGAGAGTTTTCCAAAGGACCTTTTTGAAAAGGCCTTCAAGGAAAAAGTTATGCACGAAGGTATCATCAGAGACGGAGGAGAAAGAATCGTACGATGGGTGTTCATCCCCCTCGAGGAGAACCGTTTGATGGTGGCCGGCATCGATATAACCGAGGAAAGAAGAAACCTTCTTTCTCTGGAAAAGGACAGAAAGTTCTACCATCTCCTTTTGAACCTGTCAGGCAGTCTTCTGTCGCTTGGATGGAGTGATTATGTGTTCAAACAGTACCTGCCCTTGATCGCAGAGGTGTTCGACGCAGAAGATGTGGCTTTCTATGAGAAGGAAGATGGAAAGTATCACCTCAGAGTCTCACTTGGCAGTTCTTTTGAAGAGAGTCTGTCTGACGTTCCAAAGACCATCACATGTGAAAACGGTGTCCTGAAAATTCCTCTGGAACACGAAACAGAAACTTTCGCATTCTTTCTCATCACATGCAGAGAACCTGACAGAGACTTTCTTGAGATGGCAAAACTTTTGAAGAACCAGTTGGAACTTGTTTACTGGAAACTGAAGGGTGAAGAGAGAATCCTCTGGCTTGCAGAACACGATCCGCTCACAGGTGTTTACAACAGAGAGGCGTTCGAAAGCAGACTGGTTTATCTGATGAACCTTTCGAAGAGGTACAACAGAAAACTTTCCTTTATTTTCATCGACCTGGACGATTTCAAGCACATAAACGATTCGAAGGGGCATCTTGTGGGAGACCGTGTCCTGAAGGAGTTCGCCAGAACACTCTCCACGCTTTTGAGGAAATCCGATATCGTTGGAAGACTCGGTGGAGATGAGTTTGGGATAGTCCTTCCTGAGACGGACTTCAATGGAGCAGAAGCCATGATCAGAAGGATAGAAGATCGTTTCAGGGAACCTGTTGTCGTGGATGAAGACCGCTTTCTGGTGAAATTCAGTTACGGAATCAGTGTTTTTCCTGA